The Coleofasciculaceae cyanobacterium genome contains the following window.
TAGAGAGAACCTGGATACACAAGCTGCTCAAAAAAGCTGCTCAAAAAGCTGGTATTAATCCCGCAGCATCATCTCACTGGTTGAGACACAGCCATGCTACCCATGCTCTAGAAGGAGGGTGTGACCTACATTTGCTACAGCAATCTCTAGGACACGCCGATCTGGGAACGACGCAGAAATATCTGCACGCTCGTCCCGACCGAGGGAGTAGTCAGCATTTATCTAATAATCTGTGGTAAGAGATTATCGGGCGCGGAAATCGGAGCGTGAATGTAACGGCAAAGGAAGATAAGTTGGTTGTCATATTTTTTTGGTTCTGTTGCAAAATTTTTTAATGGACAGAAAAACTCTGTAGATAACTAATTTCTTAGACAGTAATCCCAAAAAGAGAATGAATAAAATCTCTTTGTCCCAATACATCGCCTTTAGCTATATTTTCAACTTGACCTTTGCGAAGTATATTCATAATCTCATATCCTCTCAAAGTTCTCCAGGCTGTATGGAAA
Protein-coding sequences here:
- a CDS encoding tyrosine-type recombinase/integrase; translated protein: MRCFNSYRHKPLERTWIHKLLKKAAQKAGINPAASSHWLRHSHATHALEGGCDLHLLQQSLGHADLGTTQKYLHARPDRGSSQHLSNNLW